One window of Cryobacterium arcticum genomic DNA carries:
- the nusA gene encoding transcription termination factor NusA — protein MDIDLSVLRLMEREKEIPFEELVQIIEQAILTAYLKHTHQGEPLKQAAEEEPGARVVLDRKSGHVDIYIPEHDEEGNIIGEAVDNPDDFGRIAAFAAKQVINQRLRDIADDAVLGEFKGREGEIVAGIIQQGPNPRMIHVDLGTIEAILPPEEQVPGESYVHGSRIRVYVTAVGRGMKGPQITVSRTHPSLVRRLFALEVPEIASGVVEIVSLAREAGHRTKIAVRATEPGVNAKGACIGELGQRVRAVTAELNNEKIDIVDYSPDLATFVASALSPAKVTSAYVIDESIKAVRALVPDYQLSLAIGKEGQNARLAAKLTGAKIDIQPDSILEDDE, from the coding sequence ATGGACATCGACCTCAGCGTGTTGCGGCTGATGGAGCGCGAGAAAGAGATTCCCTTCGAGGAACTCGTGCAGATCATCGAGCAAGCAATTTTGACGGCCTACCTCAAGCACACCCACCAGGGTGAGCCACTGAAGCAGGCTGCGGAAGAAGAACCCGGAGCTCGCGTCGTCCTCGACCGCAAGTCCGGTCACGTCGACATTTACATTCCTGAGCACGACGAAGAGGGCAACATCATCGGCGAAGCCGTTGACAACCCCGACGACTTCGGTCGCATTGCCGCATTCGCGGCCAAGCAGGTCATCAACCAGCGTCTGCGCGACATCGCGGATGACGCGGTGCTGGGCGAATTCAAGGGCCGCGAAGGCGAGATCGTCGCGGGCATCATCCAGCAGGGCCCCAACCCCCGCATGATCCACGTCGACCTCGGCACGATCGAAGCGATCCTGCCGCCCGAGGAGCAGGTGCCCGGCGAAAGCTACGTGCACGGTTCGCGCATCCGGGTGTATGTCACGGCCGTCGGCCGCGGCATGAAGGGCCCGCAGATCACCGTGTCGCGCACCCACCCGTCGCTCGTGCGTCGGCTGTTCGCGCTCGAGGTCCCCGAGATCGCCAGCGGCGTCGTGGAGATCGTGTCGCTGGCCCGCGAAGCCGGCCACCGCACCAAGATCGCCGTGCGCGCCACCGAACCCGGCGTGAACGCCAAGGGTGCCTGCATCGGCGAGCTCGGCCAGCGCGTGCGCGCGGTGACCGCTGAGCTCAACAACGAGAAGATCGACATCGTCGACTACTCGCCCGACCTGGCCACCTTCGTGGCCAGCGCACTGTCGCCGGCCAAGGTCACCAGCGCCTATGTCATCGACGAGTCGATCAAGGCCGTTCGGGCCCTCGTGCCCGACTACCAGCTGTCGCTCGCGATCGGCAAGGAGGGCCAGAATGCCCGCCTCGCCGCGAAGCTGACCGGCGCAAAAATCGACATCCAGCCAGACAGCATTCTGGAGGATGACGAATAG
- a CDS encoding A/G-specific adenine glycosylase, with product MNATARSTTTVAADAVETTAAGLAAEISTWFGENARDLPWRRAGFSAWGTLVSEFMLQQTPVNRVIPRLAEWLERWPTPGDLASVPPGEAVRAWASLGYPRRALWLHAAAVEITERHGGVVPHDVDDLLALTGIGDYTARAVAAFAYGHRHPVVDTNTRRVIARAVAGQAEPAPPSRRRDLEAMSQLLPEETVAAAVFNAAIMELGAVVCTSRSPRCEACPIRDACAWRAAGYPEYAGPKKAVQKKFEGSDRQVRGLIMAELRATHHPVTAAEIESLWPDAVQRDRALAGLLADGLAVCVDTGMYALSQG from the coding sequence ATGAACGCCACAGCCCGAAGCACCACCACCGTCGCCGCCGATGCCGTCGAAACGACTGCCGCCGGGCTGGCCGCCGAGATCAGCACCTGGTTCGGCGAGAATGCGCGCGACCTGCCCTGGCGGCGCGCGGGCTTCAGCGCCTGGGGCACCCTGGTGAGCGAGTTCATGCTGCAGCAGACCCCGGTCAACCGGGTGATCCCGCGTCTGGCGGAATGGCTCGAACGCTGGCCGACCCCCGGCGACCTCGCGTCCGTGCCCCCGGGCGAGGCCGTACGGGCGTGGGCCAGCCTGGGCTACCCCCGTCGAGCGCTCTGGCTGCACGCCGCAGCCGTGGAGATCACCGAACGCCACGGCGGCGTGGTGCCACACGACGTGGACGATCTGCTCGCCCTCACGGGCATCGGCGACTACACCGCCAGAGCCGTCGCCGCGTTCGCCTACGGCCATCGCCATCCGGTCGTCGACACGAACACCCGGCGGGTGATCGCGCGCGCCGTGGCCGGCCAGGCCGAACCGGCGCCGCCGAGCCGGCGGCGTGACCTGGAGGCCATGTCGCAGCTGTTGCCGGAGGAGACCGTGGCCGCCGCGGTCTTCAACGCCGCGATCATGGAGCTGGGCGCCGTGGTGTGCACCAGCCGCAGCCCCCGCTGCGAGGCCTGCCCGATCCGGGATGCCTGCGCCTGGCGCGCCGCCGGCTACCCGGAGTATGCGGGACCGAAGAAGGCCGTGCAGAAGAAGTTCGAGGGCAGCGACCGGCAGGTGCGCGGCCTCATCATGGCGGAGCTGCGGGCAACCCACCACCCTGTCACGGCCGCCGAGATCGAGAGCCTCTGGCCGGACGCCGTGCAGCGCGACCGCGCCCTGGCCGGACTGCTCGCCGACGGCCTCGCCGTGTGCGTGGACACCGGGATGTACGCTCTTTCCCAGGGGTGA
- a CDS encoding proline--tRNA ligase: MSNYFLRTLREDPSDAEVTSHRLLVRAGYIRRQAPGIFAWLPLGLKVKAKIETIIREEMAAAGAFEVHFPALLPREPYEVTGRWDEYGDGLFRLQDRKGSDLLLAPTHEEVFTLMVKDLYNSYKDLPLSIFQIQDKYRDEARSRGGLLRGREFTMKDAYSFDYTDAGLDVSYQAQRDAYERIFTRLGLEYVVVQADAGAMGGSKSEEFLHPTPVGEDTFVRSAGGYAANVEAFRTVAPAAIDFTGFPAAEVHDTPDTPTIQTLVDSANANHPRPDGREWTAADTLKNVVLALVQLDGSREIVVIGVPGDREVDLKRVEVAFAPAEVEAANDGDFAKLDKIPGRPGLVKGYIGPWAATGAMLGAESATGIRYLVDPRVVDGTEWITGANEAGRHVFGLVAGRDFTADGTVEAAEVRAGDPAPDGSGPVELARGMEIGHVFQLGRKYAEALGLKVLDENGKLVTVTMGSYGIGVTRALAVIAELNNDAKGLIWPEAVAPFDVHVIATGRDEVVFETSEAVTAMLEASGRDVLYDDRRKVSPGVKFGDAELIGIPTIVIVGRGAADGIVELWDRRSGERTQVAVTELAGHFA; the protein is encoded by the coding sequence ATGTCGAACTACTTTCTCCGTACCCTCCGCGAAGACCCCTCTGATGCCGAGGTCACCAGCCACCGCCTGCTTGTGCGGGCCGGCTACATCCGTCGTCAGGCGCCGGGCATCTTCGCCTGGCTGCCGCTGGGCCTGAAGGTCAAGGCGAAGATCGAGACCATCATCCGCGAGGAGATGGCCGCGGCCGGCGCGTTCGAGGTGCACTTCCCGGCCCTGCTGCCGCGCGAGCCCTACGAGGTCACCGGTCGCTGGGACGAGTACGGCGACGGCCTGTTCCGCCTGCAGGACCGCAAGGGCAGCGACCTGCTGCTGGCCCCCACCCACGAAGAGGTCTTCACCCTCATGGTGAAGGACCTCTACAACAGCTACAAGGACCTGCCCCTGTCGATCTTCCAGATCCAGGACAAGTACCGCGACGAGGCCCGCTCCCGCGGTGGACTGCTGCGCGGCCGCGAGTTCACCATGAAGGACGCCTACTCCTTCGACTACACGGATGCCGGCCTCGACGTGAGCTACCAGGCCCAGCGGGACGCCTACGAGCGCATCTTCACCCGCCTCGGCCTCGAGTACGTCGTCGTGCAGGCAGATGCCGGTGCCATGGGCGGCTCGAAGAGCGAAGAGTTCCTGCACCCCACTCCGGTCGGCGAAGACACCTTCGTGCGCTCGGCCGGCGGCTACGCGGCCAACGTGGAGGCCTTCCGCACCGTGGCGCCCGCCGCGATCGACTTCACCGGGTTCCCTGCCGCCGAGGTGCACGACACCCCGGACACCCCCACCATCCAGACCCTGGTGGACAGTGCCAACGCCAACCACCCGCGCCCCGACGGGCGCGAGTGGACCGCGGCGGACACGCTCAAGAACGTGGTCCTTGCGCTCGTGCAGCTCGACGGCAGCCGCGAGATCGTCGTGATCGGCGTGCCCGGTGACCGTGAGGTCGACCTCAAGCGCGTCGAGGTCGCCTTCGCCCCCGCCGAGGTGGAGGCCGCCAACGACGGCGACTTCGCCAAGCTCGACAAGATTCCCGGCCGCCCGGGCCTGGTGAAGGGCTACATCGGCCCGTGGGCCGCGACCGGCGCGATGCTGGGTGCCGAATCGGCCACCGGCATCCGTTACCTGGTCGACCCGCGCGTGGTCGACGGCACCGAGTGGATCACCGGCGCCAACGAGGCCGGCCGCCACGTCTTCGGCCTCGTCGCCGGTCGTGACTTCACGGCCGACGGTACCGTCGAAGCCGCAGAGGTGCGCGCCGGAGACCCCGCCCCCGACGGCTCCGGCCCGGTGGAACTTGCCCGCGGCATGGAGATCGGCCACGTGTTCCAGCTCGGCCGCAAGTACGCCGAGGCGCTGGGCCTCAAGGTGCTCGACGAGAACGGCAAGCTCGTCACCGTCACGATGGGCTCCTACGGCATCGGCGTCACCCGCGCCCTCGCCGTGATCGCCGAGCTCAACAACGACGCCAAGGGCCTGATCTGGCCCGAGGCCGTGGCCCCGTTCGATGTGCACGTGATCGCCACGGGCCGCGACGAGGTGGTCTTCGAGACCAGCGAGGCCGTGACCGCGATGCTCGAGGCCTCCGGCCGCGACGTGCTCTACGACGACCGCCGCAAGGTGTCGCCGGGCGTCAAGTTCGGCGACGCAGAGCTCATCGGTATCCCCACCATCGTGATCGTGGGCCGCGGCGCGGCCGACGGCATCGTGGAGCTGTGGGACCGCCGTTCGGGCGAGCGCACCCAGGTGGCCGTCACCGAGCTGGCCGGCCATTTCGCCTAA
- the infB gene encoding translation initiation factor IF-2, whose protein sequence is MAAKPRVHEIATELGVDSKVALAKLKEMGEFVKGPSSSVEPPVARRLRAALEADGVATGGAAATPAAPAAAKPAATTTVKPGVRPGPARPAAPAPAPVVEAPAADAPPMPAAPLTVAERQVQAAEKAAAAEKAAATEKAAAEAPAAAGTEATPAAPTPAATAGGETATAAKPGGTVPRPGARPGNNPFASNQGMGKTPTPRPGNNPFASAQGMGQRPPSSASPSNIPRPAAPRPGAPRPGGPGQAPRPTGFGQRPGGFQRPGGAPGGAGGARPGFTRPGAPAGAPGFGPPRPAGGGGAGGRGRGPGGGTAGAFGRGGGKNKARKSKRTKRAEFELREAPSLGGVSVPRGDGGTVVRLRRGASITDFADKIDASPGNLVTVLFHLGEMATATESLDEATFDVLGSELGYKIQMVSPDDEDRELLLAFDIDIDQELADETDEELEVRPPVVTVMGHVDHGKTALLDAIRNAKVAAGEAGGITQHIGAYQVVTEHEGIERAITFIDTPGHEAFTAMRARGAQVTDIAILVVAADDGIMPQTIEALNHAQAANVPIVVAVNKIDKPGANPQKVRQQLTEFGLVAEEYGGDVMFVDVSAKNKVGIQEILDAVLLTADAGLDMRANPNKDARGVAIEAKLDKGRGAVATVLIQSGTLRVGDSIVAGTAYGRVRAMADENGNAVLAAVPSRAVQVQGLSSVPRAGDTFLVIEEDRTARQIAEKREAAERNALLAKARKRISLEDFTRALEEGKVESLNLIIKGDVSGAVEALEESLLKIEVDDSVQLRIIHRGVGAVTESDVNLATVDNAIIIGFNVRPDTKARERAAREGVDVRFYSVIYNALEDIESSLTGMLKPEFEEVQSGIAEIREVFSSSKFGNVAGVIVRSGTITRNAKARVIRDGIVVGDNLAIESLRRFKDDVTEVRTDFEAGIGLGKFNDIQIGDEIETIELKEKPRG, encoded by the coding sequence GTGGCTGCGAAACCACGCGTACACGAGATCGCAACTGAGCTCGGTGTCGACAGCAAGGTAGCCCTTGCGAAATTGAAGGAAATGGGCGAGTTCGTCAAGGGACCGTCCTCCAGTGTTGAACCTCCCGTTGCACGCCGTCTGCGTGCAGCACTCGAGGCCGACGGAGTCGCCACCGGCGGCGCCGCTGCCACCCCGGCGGCACCTGCCGCCGCGAAGCCGGCCGCGACCACCACGGTCAAGCCCGGCGTCCGTCCGGGCCCGGCGCGCCCCGCCGCACCCGCTCCCGCACCCGTCGTCGAGGCTCCTGCAGCGGATGCGCCGCCCATGCCGGCCGCGCCGCTGACCGTCGCCGAGCGTCAAGTTCAGGCCGCCGAAAAGGCCGCAGCAGCCGAGAAGGCCGCAGCGACCGAGAAGGCCGCAGCCGAGGCACCCGCAGCAGCGGGCACCGAAGCCACCCCCGCGGCTCCCACCCCTGCGGCAACCGCCGGCGGCGAGACCGCCACGGCCGCCAAGCCGGGTGGAACCGTGCCGCGTCCGGGTGCCCGCCCGGGCAACAACCCCTTCGCCAGCAACCAGGGCATGGGCAAGACCCCCACCCCGCGTCCGGGTAACAACCCGTTCGCGAGCGCACAGGGCATGGGACAGCGTCCGCCGTCCTCCGCCTCGCCCAGCAACATCCCCCGCCCTGCCGCACCCCGCCCCGGCGCCCCGCGCCCCGGTGGACCCGGCCAGGCCCCCCGCCCGACCGGCTTCGGCCAGCGTCCGGGTGGATTCCAGCGCCCCGGTGGCGCTCCGGGCGGCGCCGGTGGCGCTCGCCCCGGCTTCACCCGTCCGGGCGCCCCTGCCGGCGCACCCGGCTTCGGCCCGCCCCGCCCCGCCGGTGGCGGCGGCGCCGGCGGTCGTGGCCGTGGCCCCGGTGGTGGAACCGCTGGTGCATTCGGTCGCGGTGGCGGCAAGAACAAGGCTCGCAAGTCCAAGCGGACGAAGAGGGCCGAGTTCGAGCTGCGCGAGGCCCCGTCGCTGGGTGGCGTCAGCGTCCCCCGTGGCGACGGCGGAACCGTGGTGCGTCTGCGCCGCGGTGCCTCCATCACGGACTTCGCCGACAAGATCGACGCGAGCCCGGGCAACCTGGTGACCGTGCTGTTCCACCTCGGTGAAATGGCCACGGCGACCGAGTCGCTCGACGAGGCCACCTTCGACGTGCTGGGCAGCGAGCTGGGTTACAAGATCCAGATGGTCTCGCCCGACGACGAAGACCGCGAACTGCTGCTCGCCTTCGACATCGACATCGACCAGGAGCTGGCCGACGAGACCGACGAAGAGCTCGAGGTCCGTCCTCCCGTCGTCACCGTCATGGGTCACGTCGACCACGGTAAGACCGCGCTGCTCGACGCCATCCGTAACGCCAAGGTCGCTGCGGGCGAAGCCGGTGGCATCACCCAGCACATCGGTGCCTACCAGGTCGTCACCGAGCACGAGGGCATCGAACGTGCCATCACCTTCATCGACACCCCCGGTCACGAGGCGTTCACCGCCATGCGTGCTCGTGGTGCGCAGGTCACCGACATCGCGATCCTCGTGGTCGCCGCCGATGACGGCATCATGCCGCAGACGATTGAGGCGCTCAACCACGCACAGGCCGCCAACGTGCCGATCGTGGTCGCGGTGAACAAGATCGACAAGCCCGGTGCGAACCCGCAGAAGGTGCGCCAGCAGCTCACCGAGTTCGGCCTCGTCGCCGAAGAGTACGGCGGAGACGTCATGTTCGTCGACGTGTCTGCGAAGAACAAGGTCGGCATCCAGGAGATCCTGGACGCCGTCCTGCTCACCGCTGACGCCGGACTCGACATGCGCGCCAACCCGAACAAGGACGCCCGCGGTGTGGCCATCGAGGCCAAGCTCGACAAGGGTCGCGGTGCAGTTGCCACCGTGCTCATCCAGTCCGGAACGCTGCGTGTCGGTGACTCGATCGTCGCCGGTACCGCCTACGGCCGTGTACGTGCGATGGCTGACGAAAACGGCAACGCCGTTCTCGCCGCGGTTCCGTCCCGTGCCGTCCAGGTTCAGGGCCTCTCGAGCGTTCCCCGCGCCGGTGACACCTTCCTCGTTATCGAGGAAGACCGCACCGCGCGTCAGATCGCCGAGAAGCGTGAAGCCGCCGAGCGCAACGCCCTGCTGGCCAAGGCCCGCAAGCGCATCAGCCTCGAGGACTTCACCCGTGCACTCGAAGAGGGCAAGGTCGAATCGCTCAACCTCATCATCAAGGGTGACGTTTCCGGTGCCGTTGAGGCCCTGGAAGAGTCGCTGCTCAAGATCGAGGTCGACGACTCCGTTCAGCTGCGCATCATCCACCGCGGTGTCGGTGCTGTCACGGAGAGCGACGTCAATCTCGCCACCGTCGACAACGCCATCATCATCGGCTTCAACGTTCGCCCCGACACGAAGGCGCGCGAACGTGCGGCTCGTGAAGGCGTGGACGTGCGTTTCTACTCCGTCATCTACAACGCGCTCGAGGACATCGAGTCTTCCCTCACCGGAATGCTCAAGCCCGAGTTCGAAGAAGTGCAGAGTGGTATCGCCGAGATCCGCGAGGTCTTCAGCTCCTCGAAGTTCGGAAACGTCGCCGGTGTCATCGTGCGGTCGGGAACGATCACGCGAAACGCCAAGGCACGGGTCATCCGCGACGGCATCGTCGTGGGCGACAACCTGGCCATCGAGTCGCTGCGTCGCTTCAAGGATGACGTCACCGAGGTCCGTACGGACTTCGAGGCTGGTATTGGGCTTGGTAAGTTCAATGACATCCAGATCGGCGATGAGATCGAGACGATCGAATTGAAGGAAAAGCCCCGGGGTTAA
- a CDS encoding YlxR family protein, giving the protein MEPVRTCIGCRSRASRSSLLRVVAQNSDLVVDKTATLPGRGAWIHPTIACFQEAVKRRAFGRALRVSSPLDAKQLENRLTWLMDN; this is encoded by the coding sequence ATGGAACCCGTTAGAACGTGCATTGGATGCCGTTCGCGCGCCTCACGCTCCTCACTTCTGAGGGTCGTCGCCCAGAATTCGGACCTGGTGGTCGACAAGACCGCCACCCTGCCTGGGCGCGGTGCGTGGATTCATCCCACCATCGCGTGCTTTCAGGAGGCCGTCAAGCGGCGCGCTTTCGGGCGTGCCCTGCGTGTGAGCAGCCCCCTGGACGCAAAACAACTAGAGAACAGGCTGACTTGGCTAATGGATAACTAA
- the rbfA gene encoding 30S ribosome-binding factor RbfA: protein MVDPARAMKMADRIKVIVAKRLERGIRDPRLGFVTITDVKVTGDLQHASVFYTVYGSEEERKDSAAALKAATGMFRSEVGKNITARLTPSIEFIADAIPENAALIDDLLREARERDTQVGEMARTAVYAGDEDPYVKPREYAADDDEDDDDTDEDEVAPAPTGRHVADTEPDAL, encoded by the coding sequence ATGGTAGATCCGGCACGCGCTATGAAGATGGCGGACCGCATCAAGGTCATCGTGGCCAAGCGGCTCGAACGCGGCATCCGCGACCCGCGACTGGGCTTCGTGACCATCACCGACGTCAAGGTCACCGGCGACCTGCAGCACGCTTCGGTGTTCTACACGGTCTACGGCTCCGAAGAAGAGCGCAAGGACAGCGCCGCAGCCCTCAAGGCCGCTACGGGCATGTTCCGCAGCGAGGTGGGCAAGAACATCACCGCTCGCCTGACCCCGTCGATCGAGTTCATCGCCGACGCGATCCCCGAGAACGCCGCACTGATCGACGACCTGCTGCGTGAAGCGCGCGAGCGCGACACCCAGGTGGGCGAGATGGCCCGCACGGCCGTCTACGCCGGCGACGAAGACCCGTACGTGAAGCCGCGCGAGTACGCCGCTGACGACGACGAGGATGACGACGACACCGACGAGGATGAGGTCGCTCCGGCGCCCACCGGCCGTCACGTCGCTGACACCGAGCCCGACGCGCTGTAG
- a CDS encoding aldose 1-epimerase family protein → MTDATTTQTAAGTDASVLPLSGLQFTIEHDGYSATIASVGASLRRLTWKGRDLVVPFAADEVRPGYRGAVLAPWPNRVVDGSYTFDGVDYQLPLTEPSRAHALHGLVCWADWSLQARSSDSVTLGTTIVPSDGYPHRIILLATYSLADDGLTTTVTAENVGASTAPYGTGPHPYLVAGPGTVDDWTLEFPAASYLTVTPDRLSPVAVAPVDSTPEFDFRTPRVIGDTFIDHAFTAIARDTDAAATVTLTSPVGTGVRLTFGPELPWLQVHTADRPAPERSRIGLAVEPMTCPPDAFSTGEDLVRLAPGATHSAAWTIAATEA, encoded by the coding sequence ATGACTGACGCCACCACGACCCAGACCGCTGCAGGCACGGATGCGTCGGTGCTGCCGCTCTCCGGGCTGCAGTTCACGATCGAGCACGACGGTTACTCGGCCACCATCGCAAGCGTCGGCGCGAGCCTGCGGCGTCTCACCTGGAAGGGCCGCGATCTCGTGGTTCCGTTCGCCGCCGACGAGGTGCGCCCCGGCTACCGCGGCGCCGTGCTGGCACCCTGGCCGAACCGGGTCGTCGACGGCAGCTACACCTTCGACGGCGTGGACTACCAGCTGCCGCTCACCGAGCCAAGCCGAGCGCACGCCCTGCACGGCCTGGTCTGCTGGGCGGACTGGTCGCTGCAGGCACGCTCGTCCGACTCCGTGACTCTCGGCACCACCATCGTGCCGAGCGACGGCTACCCGCACCGCATCATTCTCCTGGCCACCTACAGCCTCGCTGACGACGGCCTCACCACCACGGTGACCGCCGAGAACGTGGGCGCGAGCACCGCCCCGTACGGCACCGGCCCGCACCCCTACCTCGTGGCGGGCCCCGGCACCGTCGACGACTGGACCCTGGAGTTCCCCGCCGCGAGCTACCTCACCGTGACGCCGGACCGGCTCAGCCCCGTGGCCGTCGCGCCGGTCGACAGCACCCCGGAGTTCGACTTCCGCACCCCGCGGGTCATCGGCGACACCTTCATCGACCACGCCTTCACCGCCATCGCCCGCGACACGGATGCGGCCGCCACCGTCACGCTGACCAGCCCCGTCGGCACCGGCGTGCGCCTGACCTTCGGCCCGGAACTGCCCTGGCTGCAGGTGCACACGGCAGACCGTCCGGCACCCGAGCGGAGCCGCATCGGCCTGGCCGTCGAGCCGATGACCTGCCCGCCCGACGCCTTCTCCACAGGCGAGGACCTGGTGCGCCTGGCCCCCGGCGCCACCCACTCCGCCGCCTGGACCATCGCCGCCACCGAGGCCTGA
- a CDS encoding DUF1206 domain-containing protein, with protein sequence MNTRSSAKSGAESAGRAAQQAGNNPHLKTLARVGYAVNGLLHGLIGAIAIGLAVGAGGGSADQSGALGQVAQSPGGIFMLWTIVVGLAALGLWQVLQAFLVPGSDPKKVWAHRLKEIGKGVAYLFVAGTALTVALNGSANSSQSTSSASASVLALPGGPVLLMIAGLAVLAIGGYFVYKGAAKKFTEDLAVPTGTVGRVTVGLGVAGYVAKGIAVGVVGILAIVAGFTVDPSQSTGLDGALHSLAELPFGTVILVLVGLGLIAYGVYCFFRARFARL encoded by the coding sequence ATGAATACTCGTTCTTCCGCGAAGTCCGGCGCAGAGTCCGCCGGACGCGCCGCCCAACAGGCCGGCAACAACCCCCATCTCAAAACCCTGGCCAGGGTCGGTTATGCCGTCAACGGCCTCTTGCACGGCCTGATCGGCGCGATCGCGATCGGCCTCGCCGTAGGCGCGGGCGGAGGAAGCGCCGACCAGTCGGGGGCGCTCGGCCAGGTCGCGCAGTCCCCCGGCGGCATCTTTATGCTGTGGACCATCGTGGTGGGGTTGGCGGCGCTGGGCCTGTGGCAGGTGCTGCAGGCGTTCCTGGTGCCCGGCAGCGACCCCAAGAAGGTCTGGGCGCACCGCCTCAAGGAGATCGGCAAGGGTGTCGCCTATCTGTTCGTGGCCGGTACGGCACTCACCGTGGCGCTCAACGGCTCGGCGAACTCATCGCAGAGCACCTCGTCGGCCAGCGCATCCGTGCTCGCCCTGCCCGGCGGGCCCGTCCTGCTGATGATCGCCGGACTCGCGGTGCTCGCGATCGGCGGCTACTTCGTCTACAAGGGTGCGGCCAAGAAGTTCACCGAGGACCTCGCGGTGCCCACAGGCACCGTCGGCCGGGTCACCGTGGGGCTGGGCGTTGCCGGATACGTGGCCAAGGGCATTGCGGTGGGCGTGGTGGGCATCCTGGCGATCGTGGCGGGCTTCACGGTCGACCCGAGCCAGTCCACCGGGCTCGACGGCGCGTTGCATTCGCTGGCCGAGTTGCCGTTCGGCACCGTCATCCTGGTACTGGTGGGTCTCGGCCTCATCGCCTACGGCGTGTACTGCTTCTTCCGAGCCCGCTTCGCCCGCCTCTAG
- a CDS encoding D-arabinono-1,4-lactone oxidase produces the protein MKNWAGNVEYSTDDIRHPTSTAEVSAIVAAASGPVKALGSRHSFSTIADTEGTLVALDLLAGEPSLQSGDDGVPVSVRVGAGSTYAQVGRYLAGQGLALPNLASLPHISVAGAIQTGTHGSGVRNGSLASSVLALEIVRADGQVVTVSEHDADFAASVVGLGAVGIVTAVTLRVQPHFQISQYVHEGLSWAAALAHWPAIMSSGYSVSVFTTFQGENTHQVWSKRRLDVDGPEFDLAALGATEATVALHPLPGVAADSVTEQLREPGPWNERLAHFRSEFQPSHGEEIQSEYLIPAEHAVAAITALRAIGDRIAPLLHISELRSVAADTAWLSPSYARDSLAIHFTWKPLPAEILAVLPLIEHTLEPFAPRPHWGKVSTMSPAGLRRAYPRLGDFAAHVRRVDPAGRFENAYLKRVLPHD, from the coding sequence ATGAAGAACTGGGCTGGCAACGTCGAGTATTCGACCGACGACATCAGGCACCCCACCAGCACCGCCGAGGTATCCGCGATCGTGGCCGCCGCATCCGGCCCGGTGAAGGCACTGGGCTCGCGGCATTCGTTCTCCACCATCGCCGATACCGAGGGCACCCTGGTTGCCCTGGATCTGCTGGCCGGTGAGCCCTCGCTGCAGTCCGGCGACGACGGCGTCCCCGTGAGTGTGCGGGTCGGCGCCGGCAGCACCTACGCCCAGGTGGGCCGCTACCTCGCCGGGCAGGGCCTCGCGCTGCCGAACCTCGCGTCGCTGCCGCACATCTCCGTGGCCGGTGCCATCCAGACCGGCACCCACGGCTCCGGGGTGCGCAACGGCTCGCTGGCCTCCTCGGTGCTGGCCCTCGAGATCGTGCGCGCCGACGGCCAGGTCGTGACCGTGAGCGAGCACGACGCCGACTTCGCCGCATCCGTGGTGGGCCTGGGCGCCGTGGGCATCGTCACCGCGGTCACGCTCCGGGTGCAGCCGCACTTCCAGATCTCGCAGTACGTGCACGAGGGGCTGTCCTGGGCGGCGGCGCTGGCGCACTGGCCGGCCATCATGTCCAGCGGCTACAGCGTGAGCGTGTTCACCACGTTCCAGGGCGAGAACACCCACCAGGTCTGGTCCAAGCGCCGGCTGGATGTGGACGGGCCGGAATTCGACCTCGCTGCCCTGGGCGCCACCGAGGCCACCGTGGCGCTGCATCCGCTGCCCGGCGTCGCCGCCGACAGCGTCACCGAGCAGCTGCGCGAACCCGGACCGTGGAACGAGCGCCTCGCGCACTTCCGCAGCGAGTTCCAGCCCAGCCACGGCGAGGAGATCCAGTCCGAATATCTGATCCCCGCCGAACACGCCGTCGCCGCCATCACCGCGCTGCGGGCGATCGGTGACCGGATCGCGCCCCTGCTGCACATCTCCGAACTGCGCAGCGTCGCCGCAGACACCGCCTGGCTCAGCCCCAGCTACGCCAGGGACTCCCTCGCCATCCACTTCACCTGGAAGCCGCTGCCGGCCGAGATCCTGGCCGTGCTCCCCCTCATCGAACACACCCTGGAGCCTTTCGCACCCCGGCCGCACTGGGGCAAGGTCTCCACGATGTCCCCGGCCGGGCTGCGCCGCGCCTATCCCCGGCTCGGCGACTTCGCCGCCCACGTGCGACGGGTCGACCCCGCCGGCCGCTTCGAGAACGCCTACCTGAAACGAGTCCTCCCCCATGACTGA